In the genome of Triplophysa dalaica isolate WHDGS20190420 chromosome 17, ASM1584641v1, whole genome shotgun sequence, the window CTCATAGATATCTGAGGAAAACAGTACGATTTAAAAGATAACAGATCGGTTATTACTTGTTTTTATGGTTGATCAAATTGTGACAAACCGAAAGTGTCAAAGCTGGACATTAGATgggtgttgttgtttttgttacagAAACAGCCGTAAACATCATCCTTTTCTCCACACCACTCATCCTGAGTACAGTTGAGTTCTGAGCATGGGTTTCTTGTAGCTGAGACAAGAAcagagtaaaaaaacattataaaatcaagtatagatttttttaatattcagtaGTTAATTTGCCTTTCCTTCATATTTAATTACATCACAACTTTTAAACTACAGTACAAATGCAGAAACATCATAGTTAAACTGAATCAGCACTCTAGAATACAAAATGCACAACATCCCGACCAAAATAATTAAACTCACATTGGCAGATGACTCCAGCATCTTCACTGTGTCCACAGTCGTGTGATCCCCATGGACGTGCTGAACAGTTTTTCAGTGTAGTTTCATTCCCTCTACACTGTACATCATCCAACCATATTTGTCCTGAACCTTGTCCAAAATAAGCATTGCTCTTTGCCTCTATAACAGCACCACAGCCCAGCTCTTTACACACCACTGCAGCATCTGATAGATCCCaaccatcatcacacacagttcCCCAAACTCCATTGTGATGAACCTCAACTCTTCCAGAACACACACTGCCACCATTCATCAGCCTGATATCTGTTATcatcaaaacaagaaaatagaAGAAAGTGTCAGATGTATGTTTTACTGTATAAAGGGCTGCTGAATATAATTGTTTGTATGATGCATGGCGATGCTGATGTGGATTATACTCAATAAAAAGAgacaataaattattaaaaaatgcaattaaatataatatgtaCCAAcggttactatagtaaataggGTATTCGTATTATGTCTTATTGTATAGTTGAAAACtttgcattaaatgtatatatttaaagcacattttcagATACCGGTATTTCTGAACTTTGACTACTGATGAAAGTTGATTAAGATGTAAAGCGCTAAATCTACGCGTAATGGATGGCACACTGCTTCACTCGTGTTATCAAGCGTGCGACACAGATTTTCTTGTTCAATAatattcaaaatcaagtatgcAGCGCATCGTGATGAATAGAATTAAATCATTGACATGACAAATGTAATCGAAATTAATCGTGAGACCAGTTACGATTCACATGTCTGatgttttgtattatatgatgtGTAATAGCATGCTAAACGTAAAATATCATTCAAAATTATGATGATAATAGTGGAGTTCATATGCCTTACATGATGTGACCAAGAGTTTGCATGCATTGTGACTCTTTAAGGCAACATTTTAAATGGGTGCAGACCAATTTATGATACTACAATATGTGTAGACTTGACTTAATGTTAATAATTATGTTTTGTAATCTTACAGTTATTTTCAATACTGGtgtattgtgacacccctatgTCTAGTTATTTAATGCAGggtgatttttttatcatttacatttgcacATTTGATATATATTCACGTCTGTTAATCTCCTGTACAACAAAGGATGTACATTAAAAGCCCATGAGAAAGAAAGAtctatttgttatttaaatatctgTAATTACCTGTATTAGGAGCTGCAGTTGTTTGTGTCCGGCCCACTAAAGAAAGGAGAGGTTGTTAAATTCTTCCGTGACAAATATATCTTgaaatttttttataataaactttttCTGTCTGTAATGCTGTAATGACATTAAGACTGTAGGTTATCTATTTAGTTCATAACTATTCATTCAGAATGGGGTAATATCCCCATGAATTTGCCATAgatgttcatttattcagttttaaaagaaagaaagagctgCTTGTAATTGAAGTGTCTATAATAACCTGTAAGTGGTGCTGCGGTTGTTGGTGTCCAGCTAACTAAACAGAATACAAGACAGttctattatattattttcataacaGGTATATTCACTTTCTCTTTATAACAGTGAAATAATATCCTTTAAAACAAGTGCAGATTCTGTGTAGTGGGTTTTTAATTACGTGGAGCCACGGTTGTTTGCATCCAGCCCACTAAaagaaatacagtttttaaattattatttattttcgtAAAAGAGagaacattgtttttataagtGGAAAGATATTGTCACTCACATTGGCAGATGACTCCAGCAtcttcattatgtccacagtcgTGTGATCCCCATGGTTGTGCTGAACAGTTTTTCAGTGATGTTTCATTCCCTCTACACTGTACATCATCCAACCATATTTGTCCTGAACCTTGTCCAAAATAAGCATTGCTCTTTGCCTCTATAACAGCACCACAGCCCAGCTCTCGACACACCACTGCAGCATCTGATAGATCCCaaccatcatcacacacagttcCCCAAACTCCATTATGAAGAACCTCAACTCTTCCAGAACACACACTGCCACCATTCACCAGTCTTACATCTATTatcaaaaagtacaaaaaaaacatttattttctaaaagaTATAGCCTTAATAACACGATAAACAAACAGGGAGTAATGGTGCAACTTCTATCATCTTAAACATCATAACCTTTGAATCCTGATGTGGACATGTCCATATAATGTAATGatcattctgtaaaaaataatcttgatatctttaatattgtctGAGAAAGGCCATAATTGAAATCATTCTGCAAATACTGGTTAAAACAACTGATGTGTGTTATCTCAAAATCAGACTTTGTGACTTTAGCCTGGTATTAGCACTCAGGGTaacatgtgtataaataaaatatggaaTATGTTTTAACTCACTTTGGCAGATGACTCCAGCATCTTCACTGTGTACACAGTTGTGTGATCCCCATGGTTGTGCTGAACAGTTTTTCAGTGTAGTTTCATTCTCTCTACACTGTACATCATCCAACCATATTTGACCTGAACCTTGTCCAAAATAAGCATTGCTCTTTGCCTCTATAACAGCACCACAGCCCAGCTCTTTACAGACCACTGCAGCATTTGATAGATCCCaaccatcatcacacacagttcCCCAAACTCCATTATGAAGAACCTCAACTCTTCCAGAACACACACTGCCACCATTCACCAGCCTGATATCTGCTGCATTGATCCAAAAAAtgatacaacaataaaaaagttgaaaaactGTAAGTATCATATTTCCTGTTGTTAATTCAAAGTTTTTTGAAAAGCAAAATATGCCAGCACTTTTTCTGAAGTTCAGTTCAACATGTATTATCAACTTTTATCATCATGATTACCTTGTAGTTGTCCTTTTGTGATTTGAcctgttaataaaaaataagtacatattcattttacattaagTTTATCCAAAAGGGTCATGCTTTAAAAGTTGCCTGAATTAGTCAATTGTGACGGATTATTTCCTGTCAATTTCATGTCTTGAAAGATGTAAAACTCTCACCATTAATCAGcagcaaaacacacaacaagatAAGAAACCTCATAGTGACCGAATTTTGTTCTCGCTCCTGCAGACACATGcaacaaaaaatgcataaacCTATGGTTCTTTTCCtttcatgacatttttattgattattatttctttttaaattatttaggcATACAATTTTTAACCACAATGGACAATTTTGAAAACAGAAATAGACTCAGGATGAATGAAGAGAATCTCCCTTTGATAAATTTACCTGAGATTAAATAACGCTGCAGACTAGATTCTCTGTTCTTCAGAATAACCAGCATACAGTTATGCTGAACTATCAGATTCACAATCCTATAACTGCTTAGTGATATATATGGGTGGACCTTGATCAAAACTAGAATTTCCAGCTCCAAGTTCTAGCAATTCCACAACAATTCTAAAACCTTTTCTTAGGAATTCCTGCTGAAAGGATCTATTGTTGGTTAAGCCTagatattgtttatttgatcttttGCTTCCTTGAACAGCATTTTTAACAGCCTTCAACAAAATGGCTTGAATAACATTTAATAGTTACCTTTGAAGGTTTGATCTGAATTCTGAGCAGTTTCGATATATTGAGTTTCAAATGCAATAGatttacaatatcaaaatcctttttacatttgtaaatgtaaactttggAACATGCAGATAGAAACTCCTAATTCTACAAATCCTTTTCTGCTTGGAATTCTAAGGTCCTTTTTTTctgaaacattttttcaaacaatacattttaagcAAACCTACAGTTTACTTATAATTTAAGTAAACTTCAAAATAAGTTGTAATATTGTTTTGCCatgtataaaatgttaaattaaattcttctaaaacatttattttatattcctaATGATTTTCttgttaataaaatgcaatgctaaatatttttacaatacagATGTACATTTTAGGTAGGACCTGGACTTTTTTCGACAGAAAGTGTGACGGGTTTTCTCTCTAGAGATAAGACTGAAATAACATGGAATGATTATTGTTAAAACCCCATGAATTAAATTATTGACTTTTTGACCTTActatattgttttatgttaGACATTGTAAGAATAGATAAAAACAGATCAAAGAAAGCTGATTCTTTTTAGTCACGTTGTGTGCGAATGAGCCCACAAATTGAACCGAGAAGAGTTCAACTAGAGAGAACCTTTCGTTGTCTAAAAAAGCCCTAAAGTGTATACACAACTTGCCTCAGTTTGGAAAAAACTGTcaaatagaaccttataattccaaggtgaCATTGTGTAAATCTCCATTTGTCTGGTTTACATCTTTATCAGTCCACTGTTTCTAGTGCAGGGCAAGAGTTTTGATACAGTGCAGGATGATGAGAACAATAGCTTAATGTAAGAACGCTCAAAATACGACACGTTCATATTTCAGAACTGCCATTTTATAACTGTCATTGGCAATGTGTAAtatgttttactaaaaatgtgtaCTTGCAATTTTCCTACAAAAGCTCATAACTACAGTTATAAATACCTTGAGACATCTAGACTCCTGTGTCAATCCTTCTAGCGTCGCTCTCACACagcaaattacaaaataaattgtgagGACGCAGGCTGCTCGactcaaacaaacattttacaaaaagatgacattcaaataaatcataacaTGAAACTTTATTATTATCACTGAATGGAAAAGGAAAGTCGGAAACAACAATCAAATGTAATCAACAAAGCATAAGAATTACAGTAAACCTTTACAATCAcattaaacaatttttaaatCAACTCCTTAATTAAAGCCAGTTATCGGTGTAGAGTGGAAactaatatgtaaatatttgttattaaaggGTGTCCTTTGTAGATATAATGCAGGAACTTGCAGGAACAAAACAGTCAATGACATTGAGTGACTCTGATATGGGACACTAGACTCCTTCACTTGTTCACGAATCCATGTATCTCTAAACAAGGAACAGAACATAATTCAGTTCATGAGAGAATTGAAAGATATCACATAACTGAAAAGGAGATATTTACAGTTTAGTTTCCTTTAGACCAGACCAGTGGACCCATAGAAATAGAGGCAGTGTCGTGAAAGTCCAGAGATCTGACCACTCTCGGATGAATTCCAGGGAAACATTGCTAAAGATTGAAAGTAAATGAAATATGGAAGATTCAGCCGAAGATAACATAACAATAACCATCAACAAAGAAGATGTTCAAGGTGCATTGATAATTCAATGCAAAGTAAAAAGGAATCTTTacaatacattcatttaaaggAAGTATCAGAACTATTTTCTGAGGAATGAAAGGATTTGTGAACTCACAGATGAGCAGGTATTGTTGGTCAGGAGACAAAGGTGAATTCTGCAGTGCAGGAAAACCATAGTGGAGTTTGCTGTGAACGTGAACATTCTAAATGAAAAACGACTGGATGTGGAGACGCCGTTCTGCAGAAGCTCCACTGTGTCGTCATTTGGATTAGGACATCTGAGAATATCAACATGACATGATATATGACCCTTGAGATTTCAGCTCTACAGAATACATATACAAAGCAATGTCTTACTCATGAATGATGAGATCCCAGCGTAAAGAGGAATGAGGATCATTCACAGGTGTCGCCCAACATGTGTCAATCACTGAAACAAACTGACGACCGTCAACTCCATCGACACGCACTTCCACAAAAATCGGCTCATTCAGCTCCACATCCACACTGCCAGTGAACGGGTCAGAGAACATGGAGTCCCGATATGGAATCATCCTGAGCTGATATGTCCCCAGTGCTTGAAGGTTTCTGTTCACAACActgttgaaaaatgtaataacGAAGATCTGTGTAAAATCCTTACATAAAATGAATGCTTAATAACACTTTAGATTAGCAGAATGTAGTGGGTCCCACCTCCCCAGAGGGTGGATGTCCATGGAGAGCTCTTGGGTCTGGTGGTAAATACAGCTAAAACGCAACTTCAGAAATCTCTTTCTGCTGATGGGAAAATCCAGACCCG includes:
- the LOC130439383 gene encoding deleted in malignant brain tumors 1 protein-like — protein: MSQADIRLVNGGSVCSGRVEVLHNGVWGTVCDDGWDLSNAAVVCKELGCGAVIEAKSNAYFGQGSGQIWLDDVQCRENETTLKNCSAQPWGSHNCVHSEDAGVICQNVRLVNGGSVCSGRVEVLHNGVWGTVCDDGWDLSDAAVVCRELGCGAVIEAKSNAYFGQGSGQIWLDDVQCRGNETSLKNCSAQPWGSHDCGHNEDAGVICQLGWMQTTVAPLSWTPTTAAPLTVGRTQTTAAPNTDIRLMNGGSVCSGRVEVHHNGVWGTVCDDGWDLSDAAVVCKELGCGAVIEAKSNAYFGQGSGQIWLDDVQCRGNETTLKNCSARPWGSHDCGHSEDAGVICQSTRNPCSELNCTQDEWCGEKDDVYGCFCNKNNNTHLMSSFDTFDIYETCESSSGFMSLSRCQLFEAGFSADLLHLNDPSCTGTVQNGRVEFRFDNNDHICGTSLMANGTHFIYENFILSDPDLTGLEGSISRKRILKLLFSCIYQQTQTLSIDINPLGSIVQKQLPAGQGTYQVRMVPYQDAQFSKPFNGSADVEVDQKIFVEVRVDGVDGHQFASVIDTCWATPVNDAQSSLRWDLIVGECPNPNEDTVELLQNGVSTSSRFSFRMFIFIANSAEVYLHCNIHLCLLTYNDCSAHCYPGRHPRERRSLASHDSADISIGPLVRSKEI